The Flavobacteriales bacterium sequence GCGCATTCGCAACATGCCGATGATTCCGGCCGTGATCAATACGGCCGTAGTAATGTAGATACTCGCGCGTTTATATTGGACTCTGATCAGCATCCACTCCACGACCCTGTTGATCCACTGGCGCTCCAAGTGCTGCACGTGACGGGTTTTCGGTGGTTTGGCAAAACTGAAAATGATCGGGATCAAGAGGAGCGATAAAACAAAGACCGCCATGATGTTCACGGAGGCCAGAATACCGAATTCGACCAGTACGCGGCTGCTCGTTAGAATAAAGGTGGCAAAGCCCGAGGCCGTAGTGGCGTTGGTCATTAAGGTGGCGTTACCGATCTTGTGGATTACCCTGCTCAATGCCTTGACCTGGTTCCCGTGTTTAACGTATTCCTGATGGTACTTATTCAGCAAAAAAATACAGTTCGGAACTCCGATTACGATGATCAGCGGAGGAATGAGAGCCGTCAAGAGCGATACCTTGAATCCAAAGAGCACAATGAAGCCCATGGAGCAGATCACCGCGATGATCACTACCACCATGCTGAACAGCATGGCGCGGAACGATCTAAAGAACAAATAGAGGATGAGCGCGGTCACCAATAAGGCCAGTAACACGAACATCAGAATCTCGTCTTGAACTTTCTCGGCATTCACCGTTCGTATATAGGGGAATCCGGAGGTATGCGTTTCGAGCCCGGTTTGTTCCGTGAAGTCCGCGATGATGCGGCGTAAATTATTTACCACCCGGACTCGGGCCTTATCGTTCAGGATCTCCTTTTCGAGTGAGATGGCCATGAGCGTGGCTCCCGATTCGGGGTTGTAGAGGATCCCTCTGTAGAAAGGAAGGCTAAAAAGGACTTCGCGTAGCGAGTCGAGCTGTGCTTGATCTTCCGGGAATTCGGGCATTACCGGACGTACGTCGAAAGCCTGTAAACTGTCGTTTCGCTCGATAACGAGCGCATCGGCCAAGATCAGGGTTCCGGTGACTCCGTGCTGTTTGGACAAGGTGTCCGATAAATCGTGCCACTGCTTAAAATTCTTCAGCTGACCGAGATCCGGGTCTTCGATACCTACCACGATGATGTTTCCTTCGTCGCCGAAAATATCTTTGAAGTTCTCGTAGCCTATGTTCGTAGTGTCTTCTTTAGGAAGGAGGCGCGCATATTCGTAGTCCATCTGGACAAATTGCGCTTGATACCCCATAAAGGCCGTAATGAGGCCAATGGCGATCAAAAGGGTGATTCTGTTTCGCAGAATTATGCGTGCGACGAACGTCCACATGGGCAAGGGATACCTTGAATTTCGATCGTACGAAAGTACGGATTATTCCTGCCAGAAAAAACGGTAATTTAGCCGTATAGCCCAGTTATTCCAAAAATCGAGTTGTTGGTACGGTCCGCACCTGTAAAAGAAGCCGACTCCGGCATTGCTGAAAAGCTGGGTGACCTCGACGCCGGATTCGTAATAACCGCGATCCATGGTCTGGTTTCCGATACCCAAGTGTTTTTCAGGATTTTCGACGTCACCCCAAGCAGCTTTGGTCACCAACCAAAGCGCGGCGTTGTTGTCTTCCTTCTTAAAGAGTCGACCGAATTTATGGCGAACGATGATCTGCGCGTATTTGTCGCTCAGGAACTCGTTTCGCTGCATGGTCTCGAAAGAATTGGCGTCGCTGATGATGTTGGGCGCATTGTACCATCCACCGTACAATCGCGAATAGGGGAGGTCGCCTCCTGCCCATCCACCCGCAAGGGTGACATACAGATCACCCAAATGCCGAATGCGCCAGCGGTGTTCGAGCTTCAGATCGGCACGCCAATAATCGAAAGTGCTGCCCCATAATCCGTCGAGTCCTCTAGCCACCTGAAGGGAGTAAATTGGGTAGGTCTTGTCGATGGTTACATAGCCGAACTGAGTTTGCATGTAGCGATCGTTTGGCGCCCACTGCATCGAAACTCCCGCTTCGGTATAATTGAATGCGCGCTGTCCACTGGTCGAAT is a genomic window containing:
- a CDS encoding MMPL family transporter; its protein translation is MWTFVARIILRNRITLLIAIGLITAFMGYQAQFVQMDYEYARLLPKEDTTNIGYENFKDIFGDEGNIIVVGIEDPDLGQLKNFKQWHDLSDTLSKQHGVTGTLILADALVIERNDSLQAFDVRPVMPEFPEDQAQLDSLREVLFSLPFYRGILYNPESGATLMAISLEKEILNDKARVRVVNNLRRIIADFTEQTGLETHTSGFPYIRTVNAEKVQDEILMFVLLALLVTALILYLFFRSFRAMLFSMVVVIIAVICSMGFIVLFGFKVSLLTALIPPLIIVIGVPNCIFLLNKYHQEYVKHGNQVKALSRVIHKIGNATLMTNATTASGFATFILTSSRVLVEFGILASVNIMAVFVLSLLLIPIIFSFAKPPKTRHVQHLERQWINRVVEWMLIRVQYKRASIYITTAVLITAGIIGMLRMRKTGNLAEDLPQDAKLYQDLLFFEENFNGVLPFEIMIDTKRPNGVTSLANLKRMDALQDIMAEKSELSRTLSIVDLAKFSKQAFYGGDTNFYTLPTSQDKNFIFSYVSRSNTEASSVKMVVDSTGQYARISANIADIGTKEMDELKESLRPRIDSLFNPDRYDATMTGTSVVFIMGTNYLVKNLVLSLALAIVLIALFMAWMFRSARMVVVSLIPNLIPLLLTAAMMGFFNIPIKPSTILVFSIAFGISVDDTIHFLAKYRQELKVRNWNIRESVLQALRETGVSMTYTSIVLFFGFSIFIASQFGGTKALGMLVSLTLLIAMLANLLLLPSLLLTLEKRITTRTFQEPLIDILDEEEDIDLDELVVRKEEEENDKNTTS